In one Silene latifolia isolate original U9 population chromosome 10, ASM4854445v1, whole genome shotgun sequence genomic region, the following are encoded:
- the LOC141605247 gene encoding dolichyl-diphosphooligosaccharide--protein glycosyltransferase subunit 2, translating into MIRKLVFLAILLIGSICEAAIFHPISDSHRSAAPEIFSPVDGSFKSLDESYEALRTFKILGISNVDISTSTCPLVEETLKSSSASLKDVYFALKSNQILKCKITTENYKAVGSRLQAAISDANSLLDFYFPIGGLMTLKAGDLDIQLENAGEVFRSVKALAQSDGRWRYSSNKPESSTRAAGIALETLAGIVSLASADVDQSLISALKNDIVKLFDSIEKYDDGAMFFDEKIVDLHEYQGPLSTSASVVRGVVAFADATSEKIALPGDKISGLAKFFLGIGVPGNPHDFFDQIDALALLEDNRISIPLVISLPATVLSLTQNDQLKVKVSTVLGSATPPLTVKIVQATKSGSKDAPIVENKELTYDANSGFHLFDAFLKDIDVGVYEFVFKIALHDSSDSGIYSTGGRTRVQIFVTGVIKVDNAEISVLDSDLENADSKKALDLSTDSSVSFSANHLQKLRISFQLATPLGKAFKPHQVLLKLRHETNVEHVFVVGSSGKKYEMTLDFLGLVDKLYYLSGKYDLQLTVGDAAMENSFIRSLGSVDLDLPEAPEKATRPPVQPVDPLSRFGPKAEINHIFRVPEKRPPSELSLAFLVLTFVPLAGFLVGLLRLGVNLKNFPTSAVPATFATLFHAAILAVLCLYGLFWLKLNLFTTLKVLSFLGVVLVFVGHRTLSHLASKSAKLKST; encoded by the exons ATGATCCGAAAACTAGTTTTTTTGGCGATTTTGTTAATTGGGTCAATCTGTGAAGCTGCGATCTTTCACCCAATTTCAGATTCTCATCGATCCGCTGCGCCGGAGATTTTCAGCCCTGTTGATGGATCGTTTAAGAG CCTTGATGAGTCTTATGAAGCTCTGCGAACATTCAAGATTCTTGGAATTAGCAATGTTGACATAAGTACCTCAACATGCCCTTTGGTAGAGGAGACTCTCAAGTCCTCATCTGCCAGTTTGAAGGATGTTTATTTTGCATTGAAATCAAACCAAATTCTTAAATGCAAGATTACTACAGAAAATTATAAG GCTGTCGGTTCAAGGCTGCAAGCTGCTATCAGCGATGCGAACTCATTGTTGGATTTCTACTTTCCAATTGGAGGATTAATGACTCTCAAG GCTGGTGATTTAGATATTCAGCTTGAAAATGCTGGTGAAGTCTTTCGTTCAGTTAAG GCTCTCGCTCAAAGTGATGGCAGATGGCGTTACAGCTCTAACAAACCAGAGTCTAGTACTCGTGCTGCTG GAATTGCTCTGGAAACTCTGGCGGGGATAGTGTCATTAGCATCAGCTGATGTTGATCAGTCACTA ATTAGCGCTCTCAAGAACGACATAGTGAAACTTTTTGACAGCATCGAAAAATACG ATGATGGCGCCATGTTTTTTgatgagaaaattgttgatttgcACGAATATCAAGGCCCTCTGTCAACATCAGCGTCTGTTGTTCGAGGGGTTGTGGCATTTGCAGATGCAACTTCTGAGAAAATAGCT CTTCCAGGGGACAAAATCTCAGGGTTGGCCAAATTTTTCCTTGGTATTGGGGTACCGGGAAATCCTCATGACTTCTTTGACCAGATCGATGCTCTGGCTTTATTGGAAGACAATAG GATATCAATCCCATTGGTTATTTCTCTACCTGCTACGGTGTTGTCCTTGACTCAGAATGACCAGCTGAAG GTTAAAGTGAGCACAGTACTGGGATCTGCAACACCTCCTCTAACCGTGAAAATCGTCCAAGCTACCAAGTCTGGATCAAAAGATGCCCCTATAGTTGAGAATAAG GAACTCACATATGATGCCAATAGTGGATTTCATCTCTTTGATGCTTTTCTGAAAGATATTGATGTTGGGGTTTATGAGTTTGTTTTCAAG ATTGCTCTTCATGATTCCAGTGACAGTGGCATTTATTCCACCGGAGGTCGTACTCGAGTGCAAATTTTTGTTACCGGAGTAATTAAAGTCGACAATGCTGAGATATCAGTCCTTGATAGCGACCTTGAGAATGCAGATTCGAAGAAAGC GTTAGATTTGTCGACAGATAGTTCAGTCTCGTTCTCTGCAAATCATCTCCAAAAACTGCGCATATCCTTCCAGTTGGCTACACCTCTTGGAAAGGCATTCAAGCCCCATCAG GTATTGCTTAAGTTGAGACATGAGACAAACGTGGAACATGTATTTGTGGTTGGGAGCTCAGGGAAAAAGTACGAGATGACACTG GATTTCCTTGGACTCGTGGACAAGCTCTATTATCTTTCAGGAAAATATGATCTTCAACTCACAGTTGGAGATGCTGCCATG gaaaactCATTCATCCGGTCATTGGGCTCTGTCGATTTAGATCTTCCTGAAGCACCTGAGAAGGCAACTCGTCCGCCAGTTCAACCTGTTGATCCTCTTTCAAGGTTTGGTCCTAAAGCAGAAATCAACCACATCTTTAGGGTTCCAGAGAAGCGCCCACCTAGCGAACTGTCCCTTGCATTCTTGGTTCTGACCTTTGTTCCACTTGCCGGATTTTTGGTTGGG CTTCTTCGACTTGGAGTCAACCTCAAGAACTTCCCTACATCAGCAGTGCCTGCAACTTTTGCCACACTATTCCATGCAGCCATTTTAGCCGTTCTCTGTCTTTACGGACTTTTCTGGCTGAAG TTGAATCTTTTTACTACACTCAAGGTTTTAAGCTTCTTGGGAGTCGTCCTCGTGTTTGTTGGCCACAGGACACTTTCCCACCTCGCATCGAAATCAGCCAAGTTGAAATCTACTTGA